Part of the Gavia stellata isolate bGavSte3 chromosome 28, bGavSte3.hap2, whole genome shotgun sequence genome, AAGTTATTTGGAAGTTATGGACCTGACTGCTCAgctgcttaaaatattttgcaagctCAGGCACCTCATCACTGCAAGAGCATACCCTgcccagaagaaaaagcagcaagtctTCCCATTTCGCTAGAGGCGAGGGCAACAACCTGAAGTGGCTGTACAATGATGAAATGAGCCCATCATTCACAGCAGCTTTCCCCGAGGGCTCAACATCCTCAGGGTAGCGATGACACCCACCTACGACTGCATTGCTCGGGGATAACAGGCATCATACGAGCACCCTATTTGCAGGATGGGGGTAATGGTGTGCCAGGCTAGTACCATGCCTTCTGACAGCTGCTGACAGGTTTGAAGTTCACTGTAGGCTGTACCTAGTACAATACAcccattttctttccaacagCATGGTGTTGCATCAAAAGAGCACCCTGGAAAATGTACGTACATGCAGTAAATGACAGCTTGCACTGTGCACGGAAAGCAATTAAAAGCTCTCATGGTAACCTCAAGATGCTCTCAGCCTTACCTTGTTGCAGGAATTCAGCCTAAGAATCATATTTCAGGCTTTTAAGTTGTCAGGAGCAAAACCTATTTGCCTGTGCTAAGTGACTTTTATCCAAATAATCTAGCACAAGCATGAGGTGTCTCGCTCCACTGACCCAACCTTCATTTTTCTgagatagaaaaaaataaaagcacccCACACTACTACACTTGGGACCGTGACATTTATTGAAGGCTGGTTATACAATCTCACCCATCACATCCTCCACACAATTCAGttttcctaaataaaaatagcattaatGTAACAGAGAATTCTGCCCACCTCTGACTGCCTGAGCCACGGAGCACCGAGTCATCCCCTCTTTGTCCCAGGTGCCATCTGTCATTTTTACTGACCTTGGCGAAAGAACCAATGCAGCAGCAAACAGATCAGTGTGCGGCGGTGGGGGGAGAAGTGGAGATGTCCCATTGCCGGCATGTACATGAGAAGTACTTCCTGCAGAGGAAGTATCTTCTCCTCCATGCCTGAAATCCGTCTTGTACATAAAGTGAATCTCTGCTGTTCTCACCCCCCAGCCACAATCCACTCGATCTGTGCCTCCAGCTATCAGTGCTATGGTTCacacaggcacagcagagccacTCTCATAACAGCTGAGATGTCCTCTTTCTCTCAGCTGACacctgaaaaaagactggcttGACTGAAGAGGATGCTCAGGGCTCGCCTGTTCCATAGTCCAGGACCTGCAAGTCTTGTAACGACCCTGGCTCAGCCAGCCTAAAGGCACTGAAGCATCGCTGTGAAACCGGATTGATACAGCACTCTTGTGGTCAGGGAGTCACCTGGGCTACCCGTTTGTCCCAGGAGTGAACAGATGAAAACTCTGCTCCTGTTGCTCAAACTGCCTGGAAAGGGGCAATTCTCAAACCTAGCTTAATGGTCAGTGGAGCCACTGCTCTGACCGTACATGGGAGGAATGCAGATCTGTTGTCAAGAGTGTTCAGTTTTATTTGATTAATAATTCAAAATGGattgaattttaatttcctctcctttcacCAATGAGGAAATTGCAAAGATTCTTTTGGAAAGGGCTTATCTGGTAGGTAGAGGTGATCAGGCTAGCTATGGCTGCAGAGGCTGGTTCACTgcggcagctggaggagcacaGACTGTCCAGAGGGCAGATAGGTGATGTTGCGGGACCGTGAGAGCTGGTAAGCGATGTCTTCAGCCGCCTCCAGCTTGCGCAGCTCAATCAAGCCATCGCCTGCAGTGGCCAGCGAGTTGGCGATCAGCTCAGCTGCTTTTGAGTCTCCCTCAGCAGAGATGAcagctgctttcttctgctgttcagcCTGAAAGTAAACAGATGAGAAGGAGAATAACCAACAGAGAAAACAAGGGCTAAAGAGAAGGAAGATGCTATTgtcatgtttaaaatataaattccCATTTCACCACCCTACTGTTCTTTTCCCCAGTAGAAGAGCTAAGGCAGaaggtgattttattttaaagctgtattcTGTTAAGACTGTTTTTCTGCCTACTGTggaaaaaaggttgaaaaatcATCTTGAAATTGCCTTATCAATCTTAATCTCATGAAACATTAACCCACCTAAGGGCAATCCTGGTGGAAAATAGTCTATGAAAGATTTGAGAACTTCAGTGGAGTTAAAACCAGGTCAGATAAATACTTCTACTGTTTAATCATCCTGGCTGATTACATGCATCTTACTGCATCCGCTGGATTAACTTTGGGTGCAGTTGCAGGTTCTTGCAATCTCAACAGGCATGTGTTCTCAGCTATACCGGAGTACTTTAACATGAAATTGTTTCTGTGGATGCTCACTGAGATCCTGGGTTGATCTGAGATTACGTGGTCTTGCATGCAGTAACACTCCCAGGACACAGGCCCCCGTGCCCATGATATCAAACACCACGGAAAGCTTCAGCCACTCTCTCAAAATTCACAAACAGCAGGATCACTTGGGTTGCAAATCTCAACCTCAAACCCCATTTCTAAGTGACACTTCCTCCTGAGTGTcgtttcctccctcctcctcctccaagcaGACATTTCTGTTCAGCACTCCAGTAAGACTGACAaggtattaaaagaaaaaaagacccaCAAAACTGACCTTAGGCTTTATCTTTCCAGCAATCATATGCCAGAGCTGAGAACCATGTCAGCATTATGACCCTAAGTGACTTCATCATTCAACCCGCCTGGTCTTCTGGACAGGTGAGCGAGATGCTCACTGCAAGCTAGAGTGGGAAGGAGATACCAACAACCATTTCCAAGTTTCTCAGAAGGATAAGGTACCTTTTCCACAATGAATCTGGCTCTCTCTGCTTCTTGCTGGGCCACTTGCTTCATTTCCACCGCCTCCGTGAACTCCTTGCCAAAGGTCAGATGGGTCTGCAGGGCAGAAATCAAGCAAAGTCCACAATGCTGACAGTTTACAGCACCACTGCTGCAACCCACGCAGCTCCCAGGTGGGAGACGGCCTGCCTGTATCAGTGAAACTGGAATGGAGATGAGAAGCCAGTATCTCTAAGAACAGAAGCTGGGACAAACAGGCCTCCCCATCCAGTTTTGAAGTCTCAAGGGAGACACCACAAGCGCAGCTCCAGTCCAGCAGACCAGTAACACCAGTACCTTCAGAGACACACCACCGCTTGCTCAAGCACCTGGCAGAGGCAGCCTGCTTGCCCAGCGCTCCCCTCCCAAGGCAGGGAAGCCCGTTGTCTGCCAAGCCATCCTACACCTTTCATGCTCCATTATGCACTGGTGTGCTCAGCCTGGGCTGTTCGGATAGCTGCAGGCTCCTGGGATGGGACAGGGGAAAGGTGAATTTCCTTCAGTAGTGTGCTCAGCAGAAAGGACCAGAAAGAGAGTCAAAACCTCacattttgcagaaacaaaGCCCCCTTCCTGCAAAGACTTTCTGTATGTTCAAAGCCAAATGAAAGAGCTCGTTTCCCTTTCCTCTAAGCAAGCTTTCAAGAGAAGTcccagaagagagagagggagaggtgcACATACAAACCAGATTACAACAGATTTAACTTACAAAGCTTACAGGGAGAtaggagggggaagaagggagaggtcCCTCCTTGAATAGTCTTAGAAGACGACACAGCCAGGAGAAAACTTAATACTTTGTAGAAAAAAGGATGCTATCAAAAGTGGGTATTTTCACTACCTCCTCACGCCTAGCACTTTCTCCCTGTGGCTCAGGGTGCTTGTGGAACAGTCGGCTTCTCTAAAGCAACGTGCAGCCTGACCCATCACCCACAGAAGCACTTGCTCTTCATTTTAACTACCAAAGCCCTGCAACAGTGAAGTCTGTCGATAAGCCAGCACAGCGGAGCCTTCAAGGGCTTGCTCAAGGTCACCGAAGGCCAGCGACAAAACCAGAGGTACTGACTTGAGCTGTAGTCACTACATCCCATGCAACTGCAGACAGACAAACATAGTCTACATGTCCAAACTTCCAACCCACCCTTCTCTGGCCTTCTCTCACTGAGTCTCTTCCCCACTGCTCTTATTTTGGCACataccaaagagaaaaaatgaaaaagggagCACTCTTACCAAGGACACATCATCCAGAATGAGCCCAAAAGTTGCTGCTCTCTCTGTGAGGTCTTCGCTCACTTGCCTTGAGACCAGCTCTCTCTGAGTGATCAATTCGCCAGCGTCAAAGCGAGCCTGAAATTGAGACAGACAACAGTGAGAAGAAAGCTCCCCAAAGTGACAGATTCTCCATGCTCTGCCTGTCTTTGAACCATGAGCCCCAGAGTTAATCCAATTCTTCTCCCGAAGCTAGCAAACACCAAGCTGCCCAGGCATTTGAAGCGAGAGAAAAACTGAATGACTAGGAATTTAAGTGTAAGCTGGAGGGGAGGTTGTCCAGTTGAGCACTTAACGTAAAAGCTGGACTAAAGCTGGTTAGTGATTATTTGGCAGTCCCCTGGGGATGCTTCCAACAACAGAGATCTTCGATAAGCTGAAATCTAAGAATACATGAGAAGTGAAAATCCCAGTCTTCTGACTGCGACTCACAGCAGAGCTAACAGCTGAGAGCAGGTAATGAAGAAACCTCTTTCCCTCCTGAGATCATCCAACGTGAATCAAGTTAGGCCAAGCAGTCAGAACGACTGAGAAACAAACAATTAGCGTAGCTACAGTTAGCTTTTCTGGATGGCCCATGAGAGCCTGAGGGATGGAAAGAGAAGCCTTATAGTCGGGAGCACAACATATTCCCCACTCCCGCGGGTCTCTCACTGctaaagagaggaaagaaagatgaCTGGTGGAGCTCAGCAGCTCTCACGCTGCCCTTACCACAACAGACTTGAGGATTTCGGTTGTGATTGAGGGCAGGACACGCTCATCATAGTCCTCTCCAATACTGGTGAAGATTCGTGGTAACTGGGCAGTCACTGGTCTAAACAGGATACGCAATGTGATGTTTACGTTCTGTAGGTCTGTAGGAAGACAGTCATGAGTTTAGTGGCAAACCACAGGGACAGGAGATATCCTGAAGCTGTCCTCTCCAGGGCAACTaaatgggaaagaataaaaattcagaCTTCTTTTTGCCAGCAAAGATGTGTTATTTTTACTACCCCTTCCACCTTGGAATCCAAATCCCCCTTACAGATAAGATTTAAGCTTCAGTTTGTTTGCGATGCAGGGAATTACTTGCCCTACTGCAAAGGCAGAGACTTTCTCTTTAAAGGGACAACTTACAGGACTGAAGGAAGGGTCCCTTAATCTGTTCTATAACTAAAAAGACAAATCAAACCATTCCTGACTCTGTGCCAAACTGGACTTGGGATACTCCAaatccaaaaggaaaacaaaaataaaatcatcagaGCATCTGGTTCTCTTACAATCGCTGGCTCCAAACACTCACCTTTGCTGCCAGTGATCACAGGAATGTTACGGGGGCGAGAGCGGCAGTCGAAAATGATGGGTTTCTGTACCCAGGGGATAAGGAAGTGGGTACCTTCTCCTACCACTGTGTCCTGGACCCCACGGAATCGGTCAAAGATGACAGCTCTGTGGCCCGCATCAACTAGAGAAGAAAACGGTACGTCAAGCGTGATTTCACTATTGCCATCCGATGCACCTGCACACCACCAAAACCTTCTCCATGGAAACGGTCTAGTGGGGATAGTTAAAGCCTTTTGCTACAAGAGACCGGTGAAATTAATTAGATCATTTGGAGCAACAAGGCAAAGAGAAGATGCAGCCCGACTTCCAGCCCCCTGTCTGCTCACAAGGGCAGCAGCTATTTGACAGCTTTCTAGAGAACGGACCCCGCAAACCCTCTTGCTTGTGCAATGCACAAGGTATAAAACAGCCCAGCGAGGCTTCATGTCTATTTTCCCCCGAAGCCATTAGCAAtaaaagcacagagcagccaagataatgacaggggaaaaaaaaaaaaaaaaaaaaaatatatatataaagtgaACTGGAAGCACTCAGCTTCTCCCACTCACCATTGTAAAGAGCAGAATTGACAACTCCACCGGCAACAGCCAACCCCAGGCCAAGCTTCCCAAGGCTTTCAAACACCTTCGCAGCCATTTCACACGTCCAGTTCCAGCCCCTTTAAAAAGTCCTTCCTGCAGAGAAACACGAGTTTGTTAAAACCCTATCAAGCAAGAAGGCCAGGGGCGCCTGCGTGCAGGCACCTGAGGAGCCAAGGATTAacccccctccaaaaaacccaacctgcAGTAGCAGCATTCCCCCCAGcaactctttctctcccctcaaCAGCCACCTCAGCCCCGCCGGCCTCCTCCACCTCACTCGTCTCCTCCCCGGGCTCAGAGCACGAGGCCCCGCAGCAGCCCGCCTGTGTCGgcacccccaccccagcacccacccgcAGGCCCAGGCCGCCTCCCCCGACCCACCCCTGGATCACAGCTCCCCTCAGTCCCTCTGCACTACCCCggctccccttctccaggcCCTCCACACCCGGCCCAGCCGCCTCCCGCAGCCCGGATCCCCCCGCCAGGCCTCCCTCTCCCCGCTCCCTCCTAGGCCTCTCGCCCCCAGGACAGGCGCCCCGTGAGCCAAggccccgctcccgctcccgctcccgcccgCAGGCCTCGGCTCGGGCTCGGGCTCGGGCTCGGGCTCGGGCtcgggcccggccccgggacCTACCGCGccctcccgccccgctcccctcccgcaGCGCCCCTGACCTCCACATGAATCCGCGGCCACCCACCCCAGCGCGCCTGCGCGCCGCGCCAAGACGCCCGCTCCTCATTGGCCTCGCGCCTCTCCGCGGCATTCTGGGACGTGTAGTTCTACTtgtcccttccctctgctgagCGGCTTACAACTCCCGGCGAGCCCCGCGGCGGCCCGCTCGCTGAGCAAGACCGCGTTCCATTGGCTGCGGCTTCCGCTGCCCGCAGGGCCTCTTGGGAGCTGTAGTCCCGGCGGAAAGAAGCCACGTGGGGGCTGCACCGGGgcgccccgggccggggccggtgcGGAGGCTTGTGGGGGCCAGAGGTGCTGCCTGAACACCCAGGGAGGGTGGGACAGCGTGTGCCCACTCCTCTCCCGTCACGGGAGAAAACGGGCCTGGAACTGGCCTTTCCCGGTACTGCCggagcagcggggccggggggggggggggcgtgggcACCGCGGCGGATAAATGTTTTTTGGAGAAGCGGTGGCAGTGCCAAGGAGGGGCCCCAGACGTCGGCCACCTCCCCCGCCTGCCTGCCACACCGCCCCCGGACCGGGCAGACACCCGGGATGCGCTTTGTCCCCTTTGGCGTGAGAAACCAGAcagccccccccgggccgcccccctCCCGCTGCGGGGCTCCGGTGCTGGGAGCGGACAAAGGCCCCTTGTTCGCTCGCCGTGAGCCTCCCCTtcggcccagcagccccccacACGCGGGCCGGTGCCGCTAGAGGGAAGCAGCGCTCTCCCGTCAGTGCCAGGAGTCCTaatgaaaagggagaaaagggagaggaggaaaagaaaaaataaacccactGCCCAGGGAGACCCCAGAGGAGCCGCCTTCCCCCGAGGCAGCCCCGTCCTGTCCCCCCGTGCACTCTCCCTGCTGGGTTCCCCCTGCTGTGACACCGCCGGGCACAGGGGACTTCACTACCCCACCCCCGGCCACCTCCTCCCCGACTGCGTCTCGGGGAGAACATGGTGCTGGACCCCCTCCAGCAGATCCCAGGAGCAACCGGGGAGCATCACGTCCCCTCCGCGAAATCAGAGGGTGCCcttcccagaatcacagaatcactacggttggaaaagacctctaagatcatcaagtccaaacaacatctaacaccaccatgctcactaaaccatgtcccacagtgccttcCCCGCTGCCCTGCTCCgtgtggggaaactgaggcacggagcgGCTCAGACACCCGGTGGTGGAGGCTCTTGTGCCGCAGCCTCCCggctgcctgcgctgccctTTGGGGCAACACGTAGGAGCCCTAAAAGTGAGGGCAGGTCCCAGCCGACGTCCCCGATCCCCAGCTCCCGCCTGCGCGTGTCTCCAACCCCATGTGCGCAGCCTGGGGcggccacgctggagcagctcctgcctgggaAGGTCACCCCCTCCCGGGTCCCTGTGGCATCCCCGGGTCCCCCAGGTCCCCGGCACAGCTGTGCGGACAGATGTGCTGTGGAAGCCCCATCCTGTGTCTGGCAACGCTCCTTCCGAGGCCACAAAAGCTCTTTTGTGCCTCGGCAGCGCTGGGAAGCGGACGCCAAAGAGGACCAGGATGAGGTGAAGGTGTTCAGCAGTGGCTGGACCTGCTGGGGACCCCCCTGAAGTCCAGCTGAAGTGGGGGTGCCCCAGGGAGCCACAGCCAAGCCCTAGAAGATAACCCAAGGAGTTCCTGGCCTCTGCGGTGACTGTTCCCAAAAGCCCTAAGCACCGCAAACTGATTTGGGGGGCCAGATCTTGACAACCCCCAACTGCAGCAAATGGGAAGCATAAAGCTGAATTTTGGGTGCTCCTGTGCCCGCCCTGGGCCACGTGCATTCCTCCAGGGATAAACCCCAGGAGCATCCGCCtctgcctccagcccagccGGCCGGATCAGCCTCCATGGCCCAATGCTGTCCCGGTGCATCCTCCACCAGCCGCTGGGCTTTCCCCCAAGGATGACTTTGTCCCGGGGGGCTTCTATCTACTTGCATCTAATCCAATAACAACATCCTAATTGGTGACAAAGCCGCGGCTATAAACACCAAGAGATTTATTCCCTTTGGATGCGAGATTCATGCAGGGCACAATTCAATCATTAAACTCGGGATTTATGGAGCCGGGGGCCAGGGCTTTGCACCCCCTTGCACTTTGCATTTCATAGCAGCCGTCATGGGCGCGTTTGCTGCTGGGTTTGTGCAgtccccttcccttttcctcgCCATGTAAAATGAGTGTTTCCTATTTGtgcaaaaaagggaaaaaggcttGTGGCAATGGGGATTTTTGGTCCAGGGCCCGGGTTTTAGGGTGGGAGCCCCGGGAGCCGCCGGGTCGGAGCCGGTGACACCCGCACGGCAAAAACGGAGGAAAATGGGTCTTTTGTGCGGGGAATATCTGGCGGGTGATTCAGCCAGGGCTGACGCCGGCGGTACGGGCTGACATGCTGCTTGgtggtgtgtgtggggggaCTCAACGTGTCTCCCCACCACTCGCTGAGACCGTCCCCGGCTTTGTCGGCTGGGGGACATGGCACAAACCCTCGGTGGCCTGTGACTTGCCAAGTTTGGGTTGGAGGCGAGGGGCTGAGCAGCCCTGAAGCAGCCAGGAGCATCCTGTGCCCCAGGGAACGAGGGGAAGGCGGCTGCAGAGGTGCACTCCGAAACAGCACTGGGCTGAGACCCCGCTTGAGTCTTTTAACAAGGCTGCCGCCATCCACCATCGCTCAGGCGATGGCAACGAGCTGTGCCCCCCACTTGAGTCTTTTAACAAGGCTGCCGCCATCCACCACGTTTCGGGGGGACATTCCTCCACAGGGCAAAGAAACGGCGGCTTCAAGAAGCGGCTCATTGTCCTCGGGCGGTGCGGCTGGGCAGCCTGGCTCAGCTCCGGCCACCGCAGCATGGGAACAaaaagcctcctcttctccagccctcCGCAACCGGGCGTCCCTGACTGGCGCTGCCCCTGAAAAATTTATGGCATGAAGTTTGCAAAAACTGCGGAGAATCCGAGCGCTCAGCGGCCGGTGACCCCGGGGATGTGGGGTGGTGAAGGCAGGCATCGATCTGCAGGGATGCAGTGGCAGAGCCACCTGAGTAGAGAGTGGCTTTTGGCAGAAATGAGGtttttccaacccaaaccatggGTTTGGTTCGCAcacagcagggcagggctgatGCTGCTGTCCCGTTCCCACCCGCCCGGAGGTCCCAGCCAGAGCCCCGGCGGCTCCAGCCCTGCGCCCGGCACGTAACCCAGTTAGTCTCAATAAGCgtttaaattaaattagttaAACTACGTTAAACCCCTGCGAGGACAGGGTTCAGAGTGGAAACGGCCTTAATGTGATTTCAGCTGACTTCCCTGCCACGATTTGCAAGTCAGAGAAATCGAATTAAGGCTGTTTTTGTTCTGAACTCTGTCCACACAGGCCTGTAATGCAGTTTAATTAATCTGCTTTAAAATTGAGCCTGTCTTTCATTCG contains:
- the PHB1 gene encoding prohibitin 1, which translates into the protein MAAKVFESLGKLGLGLAVAGGVVNSALYNVDAGHRAVIFDRFRGVQDTVVGEGTHFLIPWVQKPIIFDCRSRPRNIPVITGSKDLQNVNITLRILFRPVTAQLPRIFTSIGEDYDERVLPSITTEILKSVVARFDAGELITQRELVSRQVSEDLTERAATFGLILDDVSLTHLTFGKEFTEAVEMKQVAQQEAERARFIVEKAEQQKKAAVISAEGDSKAAELIANSLATAGDGLIELRKLEAAEDIAYQLSRSRNITYLPSGQSVLLQLPQ